tttaatatattttatcatcaatTTCACTTTAATCGTAATATTTctaatgtataaattatattaatatattaaaagtgtatgactattatattagttataaaTGTTTGATTAAGTCCTTAATCAATGCTAGTGTGAATGGGTTTTGTTCATTGTGTCCAACGAATTCTGGTATTACCACTCCAAACTTTTGATACTCATTTCTGAACTTATTGAGGTGGAATTCATATGATACATTCCCAGCTGTTTGTTCTAATGTTGTTAATTCTCCAAAAGGCTCTTCAATCAATAACTGTAcgatattatataaaaatacaccACACAGTTCATTAAGTGCAGCAATGTCGTAGAATACGGACTTAGTTTTCTCAACCTCACCCTCATTCAACTTTTCAACATCAACCTTGTTCAAATCCCCAACCTGTTCAACAAAATCGTTAACTTTGTTCATAATGTAAAACACATTGAGGAGAGAGCATAGTCTAAAATATGCCAAAAGCTTAAGTGGTGTTGGTTGGAACCTTGAAACTCCAAAGTTCTTCAAATCattctttaaaaatttgtacAAGTGATTCGCTTCACATGGCGTTTCTGACACTGAAGAATAATCCAAATAGTAATCATTATCCCTTGGTACTACTATTGTGTTATCCTCCAACAATACGCTAAAATATACTGCAACCCTTACAGGGACTTTTATCAACTTATCACCGTCGTTGGTATTTACTGAGAAGTAGTTAGTGTTCAAATCAAGTTCTGAGAGTATACTGTAGAGGTTACAGAGTGAATATGGCTCAATTTTCTTCCGTTTTAAAATGCTTGAATTACTTGAAATAGAGTGGTTTGGCACACTTCCGTACACCagtaattttgtaaaaaactCATTTGTACTTTGAATTTCCTCCTTTAAATTGTTCTCAGCTTCATTTTCCAATAAGTTTAACAGCATTTCGCCAATTGAATTTATGTTATacaacattaaattaaataaattcttACTGCACATTAACTTGCTCACACTACAATTGGAGTTGGCTGTCGTGTTACTTGAATTGGCAGAGTTATCAGAATTCGTTGAGTTAGAGTTAGGAGTATTAGCGGTGGATTTAATGGAATCGTTGAAGATTTGGAGAGTTTTGAACTTGTAATCAATGAAGGATTTGgtcaatttattaattccGGGTAGGAGTGTACGCTTAACAAGCTCATTTGGAAGGCTACATTTAACTGGTATGATCTCGTCCTTAACATCGACAgtgataattttattagtCTTGAGCTTGTAAAATTCAtctatagtattagaatTCAGATTAAAGAGAGGTAATAGTGGACCTACAAATCTGCCAACCATCCTCATTGATAAATTCCTCAAATCCCCAAATGTCTTGTTAAACACCATAAATTTCATCTCACTCCCTTCACACATCTTCAATATGAAATACCCGCCCAAGCTAAATccataataatttattctccCGCTTGCATCCTTATTAGTATTAGCATCCTCAACACCATGAGTATTGGTACTATTAACCATGCCCATGTTGTTAAGAACGTGGTTAATGAggaatttattatttttagtgatGTTAGTAATTTTAGGTACTCCGATGGAATTAGCAACTGAGGTATAATTGTACAATAGTATCGAATTTCCAGCTTCAATTAGTGTTGGGATTTCAGATTGAAATGCATGAAATTCATAACAAGCAGCGTTAGGCCCAGCATAGACTAACACATTATTCACTCCTCTGTAGCAGTCCATTACCTTGCAGTATATATCCGATCCAAACAGCATACTGATAGCATTGTTATGGGAATTAGGTGTCAGTTTGTTAGTATACTTGCTACGTTGTAAAGTACTGAGGAAATCCTTGCTTGGAATGAAAAGAGTGTCGATAACTTCACCGGTTAGTTGGTTTGAAACAATTCTGCTATTTACAGCCTTAAACTTGTAAATTAGCAGGGACCTCATGTAGACTAAATTCCCAAAGCCGTAATTGGgaggaaaaaataaatgtgaAATGAACCCTCTCGAATGTTCTTTATTCCCTTCTAAGTTTAATAcattacaaatattatacaagtGATTAGCATATGATACAATCTGTTCAAAGAAAGATAAATCTGGGAATTCAATTAACACTTGAATAACATGTTGATCAGTCACAAATTTACTATTCTCGGAGTGCACTAACGAGAGAAAACTTATATAATGCTCcgaatttaatttactagttaattttaccataCTCTTAACCTTATCCTTAGCTGAGTTATAGTCTGTGTAAATGTCAATgttaactaaattattaaagtCAATTCCTTTGGGCTTAACAGGTTCATTGGAGagaaaaatcaaaaatttCCTGAGAGTATTATACAGATTTGAAAGTTCAGGCGACAACCTCAAGTTGTACACGTTAACTGATAGATAAAGTGATGCGTAAATAGTATAAGCTTCATTCAGAAGTTCTCTTATTTCTGAAATCTTCCAATGCTTTGCTCGGTCATACTGCACACTAAACTCAGAGCCAAGCCTCCTAAATAGCTCAGAATAACTAGTACAAAACATCCCATTATAACTTGCCAAGAATCCATTTAGTATAAAGGGCATTGAGATTGGTACCAGCTGTAACTGGATGAACTTTGAAATTAGAAAGTGGAACAAAAAGCCTATATTCATTAGAATACAGAGCCATCTTGCTCTTTTATAGgcaaatttattaataaaaaataagtttgcgatttttattaaaaatttcaaatactTCACTAACCTAAATCTATCCATTTGGTTATTCTATTGTACaaacttttaaattataaattaacttctAAAACTACATTAACATATTGCTacattaatatttctaTCATTACATTATCATTATACTGAAGATTCTATACACATTACACCATCAAGTAGGTGGGGAATTAATATTCGGATTTTAACTtgaaaatcaaaattttattttattttatcgCATAAcgtaaatttgttaaattattttctttCCAAAATGcagattttttaataatgtgttaacGTTCCTCAATCATGGACATTATTCACGATCCTCTCATTAAAGTAACTTttattcttacacatttcttatatttacacagtttgGGAGcttatttacttatttatatattagtttATCACTTTTAAGCGTTCTaatacttatttaccagttacacatttaatcATAATAAGTTAATTGAATTTTAAGGAGAGGAACATAACGGTAAATTTCCCGGAATTGGTGGAAACACTTGATTTGGCTCTTAAAACCCCTTCAAAGGCATCAGAACACATTAAAGCCTTTGAATCTAAAGCTTTTGAGGTTAGTTTAAAACTATTCctattgtataaaatattttttagatttactTAAACGCTGAACAGTCTGTGGAATGGTTAAATAAACAAGAAAGTTCGGGatttataaatgtaatttccaaaattaacacattaatttataggAATCGCTATTATCTTCTTTTAGAATTTCATCATTGTTGATCATAGAACGTTACAATGAACTGAATTATAACACTCTAAAGtgaattttttacaaattattattgtttagGGGATTACTTTACTTATGTGTGTTAGGACATGATATCGGGAAAACTGTTGTATCAATTGTTTGCAATACTGAAATCACTAATGATATCTGTGATATCATAATTGAAGTTATTAACCCATTACTCGAACTATACGATAACTTTTCATTCGTATACcattaactataatattattatactattactataatattttcaggAGTTGAAGAGGAATATATTagtatcattttcaaagttGCCAGTGATTgccaaattatcaaattgtTTACAACCAATCATACAATATGTAATATCCGATGTAATAAAGAATCCTTGGAATAcgtaataatttgtatccataataatatttaggCAACTCTATGACTTATTTGTACTCTTAACTATTGATgaagataatttatatGATATTTCACATTATCCAATCTCAAAggtaattaatattttgatattatattttatagtttttCATAAATGAGTTAACTGACTATGAGATTAAACATGGGATGATAAGTAAGCAATTGCACACTCAGAATAATGTTGTTAATGGAGGAGTGAATGTAGTTTTGGAATCATTTGATAGTATTATTGGAATAATTAAGATTATGACGAATTGTATTCTCAACTGTGATGTTACAGTGGTTTCGAActtttgtaatttattcctGATACCcaatttgaaatatttaattggTGAAAGATTGCCAACAACACGTTTAAACCTAAGACAATCTTTATTAGCACACCATCTCCTAAAGCTTTTATTCAGTATTATGAAAATCAATGATGACGTaagttattaaatttatttatatttgttcAGTTGTTGGATGAGTTATGTAACGGTTTCTACATTTTCGATTTATTACTAGTGCCTTTAAAAGAGTTTGAACCTAACATTTACATCCTATCGTCAGCCCTCGAATGTATGTCACTAtctaatataaattattttttagtaaTTTGCTATATACTATTGAATCCTTCAACGACTGCCAAGTATTgtgatattttaattgaAGAATTTAATCCATCAACTCtcattaataatattaatactgaGGATAATGGGCTAAACCAGTCCAGTATGGTCAATGGTGTTAACAAAACAAATATGGTTAACGGTGTTTctaaaggtaaaataactaaaagTATTGGTAATACTAATATGAAGGAAGTGGATAGTAATATGAAATTGTATAATGAAATGGTTGATAGGGAAAAGTACTTATTAAAGATGTATAATTGGTACTACAAATTCATTTCAACATTGTTATACCTATCAAATACTAATTTCAAtttaaaggtatttttattcataattaCATTCAATTGTTAGGAGTATGTggatgataaattattgagtCATGAGTTGGTAACAAAAGTAATGGTGAACAATGTTATAATTCTAACATTATACccaaatgataaaattgattcCAACATTGTTAATCAGTTGTTGCAGATAATTGATTCTGTCCCATCAATGAGTAGTAATATCGCAAATGGAGTAATTAacagtatagtattaaccCTAGTTAAGAGAGTAGACCTGATAAATCTTAACTATGAAAATGTTTATAAGATAATTCAATTGTTATTGTTTACTTATAACAATCCATCAAGTGATCCTCAAGATCATGTGGACTTGATCCATCCAGTAGAAATAGTATCCTCAAACATTGTAAACTTAGTAATAAAGTTTATAAcagaaaattttaaaaactttcTCAAATTCAACTCAATAACTGATGATAACttgatgattttaattttaaaatgtatgaAAAATGAGTCGAAAACACAAAAGGTTTTACAATACagaatttatataattttttaggaAATTTATATTGAAACGTCAGTATACAAGAGTTATACACAGTTAATAAACTTGTGTatctataataatatgttaaaGTATAATAGCAGGCAGTTTTTCCGCCTATTATTCTTTTACAATTACGTCATTTTAAATGATGATCAAAGAAATGATTCATTTGATTTAATCagatatattaatagtattaatttgGACAAACTATTCGACATTGAATATAACAATGTTGATATCACCAATGGAAAGTTGGAGATTAAGTCTAGCGCTGGCCTAAAGGACTCGATTACATATTCTTATAGTCATCCCATAGAAGATTTATCATACTTTGAAAGTAATATGAATGATGAATTAtcagtaattttaaacctttaattaaaattttttagttgATTGTAACCTTGGAAATTGTTGACAAATTATTGCTATACCTTTCACCTCTTTATTCTATCCACTTTATTCACTACTTCAAGTAatacatatttaactacttcattccatattttattttagtgACAGGAGGAAAAGGAATATAAACAGTGAGTACTGGGCAGGATTAATCAAAGGCTACAAATTGACATATGAAcaatttaatgtaataaacgAAAAGGAAATTATTAATCGTCTAATGCAATTCAATGATAATCGTGAgctatttaaattaaagaaTGTTTTAGCTGTATTTGTTGATGAGTCaaattactttaaattGATATCAACCGAAATCTTACGATCCAAcgtaatttttacatttcTTTACAGCAAATTTTAGTTGTATGAAGATGTTCAAATTAATACATCATACGTTGTTTCATTATACTTAAGGTAACTCTTACAACTAAATCAGAAATTTTCAGGATATTGAATAATCTAATGAGACGTGATGAAcagattaaaattaagtttaagAATCCAAATTTCATACGAAACTTGATCAAATTAACTGCAAATCATAATATATTTGATAATCATCTCACGGTCAAACTCATCCAATTCTTCATACAATTACTAAAATACGATAATCGACTcattgtaattttatttactttaattttatttttcaggTTGAATCAATGGATATTATCATCATTTATGATATCATCACcaagtatttttatacacactatttagtactttacaatattatttactctttaAGTACTCTTAATATCACActtactaataatttatagtTTTTTACAAATGATATTTATGAGAATGATGTCTGATTTGAATATTGAGAATATAATATCGAATGATAATATccaaaaattattgttgtATTCAAGTGAATTTCTGTTGTTAATTACTGAGCAGATTGGGTTAGTAAAGTTTTCAGAAACTTATGAAATACAAATATTCTTCGTTGATATTTGTGTTAACAAGTTTATAAACAATGAATTAATAACTGGACTGATTAGCattttaaatgttattcaattttacaACCACATCCACACCATTACCACCGCTGAAACTGCTTCCAGTGATTCAAATTATCAAGTTGGACAAATCATAACCAGCATCGTTATTAACATAATGTACATTCTAATAAGCATAATAAGGAATGAGGATTATAAAtacttaataataaataatcttCTGAAGAATGAGAACACTGTTATTCTCGCCATTATAATTCATGAAATAAAACTCAATGATTCTAAACACCAGTTTCAGCTACAATTACTCAATCGCGATACAGTACAACGTGTAATTGTGTTTAATTACATTTCATTCCTCACTAATTTGGAAGATGATTTGGATCCTAGATCCTCAGTTTTATGTATAACGAATGAAGAAATATACTTGATAAATTCTGAAAACACCAGTGTAATGCTTAGGTACAGTAAAAGTGAAgtcaaattattcaacaTTAACAAGGGCCTGTTCTACCTGCTTCTCCAcgaaaattattatttactgttctttataaataataataatcatCCAATAACAATGTATGATGCTCAGGATTTGGTTCTTGAACACAAAACTCCAACACTAACTAAATCAAAAGATAACACTAAACATAAAACTACTGCCAACACAGTAAGTAAATGGTCCGGTATAATGTGTGAGTATGAGGATAAATTAGCTGTACTAATTGATGAAGATGACTGGATTGGTATATACAATGTGGATGTGACACTGTTGATTAAATACATTTACCCAGAGCTTGTTGAGGataagattattttaaccaATTTTCTAATCCCTAAATATGAATTAAAGGAGAAACCTCCAACAACGGACCCTTTAGTGCTGGTAAAACAACTAGTTGTAAACAACATTACCAAGGTTGGTTTAAcctattttacaattttttaggttgaatttaatgtaaattattattctgTAACTTTAAGTGATAAGGAATCGAACGAGGAGGTTGATTTAAActtgattaatttttataattttgagTCCTTTAAAAACCTACTATACAACAAATTGTACAGgacaaataatatttggaAGCGGTTATTACGAACACATGAAGagtaatttaatatttttcatacATTTTCTGGATATTATCTCACTATACTTGTACATAcacataataaatattgagtatataaaatattataacattAGTGGCATCAGGTAAGTGTAAACGAAGTAAACACAATACGACACCAAACTCGACAGTACAATAAGCCATAATACATACCTAAAAACAACGTCCATTATAAAAACTAACCTccttttattattctttttattactttgtTTAATTTCACTTAAAATGTTTATAGAATTGTTTTTACTCTTGGCAACATTATCCTCAACCTTATTTAACCCTTCCTCTTGCACACTTATTATACTCGATATATCATTAAATATGTCGTACgtctaataatattattaataatatgtttaatagtataatataatatagtatcGTGGATTACTTGTAAGATTTggtttttaatttgttttatattattattccGTATATTGACAATGGAGTCGGAAAGAAGCAAttctttatcatttaaattaaatagtGGTATCAACTCTTCATTCAGTAACAAGTCATTAGAAGTGTTGTTATTATCATAGATAAACTCGTCATACACGTCATTTGTGTACATTCTGCTACTACTGGAATCTATAGCAGTGCTGCCATCAACACTTTCACTACTGCCACTATTAATCATATCTGATAAGCTGTTGATATGGGTAATTTCACGTTGAAACTGGTTATAGAGTTTATGATAGTTGTTTTCATTGTATTGTAAATTTGGAGATTGTTGTATTTGGAGTTCCCATTCCATAAGGTAGCCTTTCGTTACACTAATCAATGAGTTTACATTTTCCAATTTATTCCTCAAAGTCTCGAGTAACTTGTTCgagtaaaatttgttactCAAATCTCCAAcctaattattattaatagtgttataATCGAATGGTTAGGTAATTTCTCACATTATGTTgtatgtataaaatatcggctttaatgtgtttaatGTTGTTTGATATTAATTTCTCGTATTTAACATTTGAACCAATTTctaatgaaaattattataaaaaggtgtaaaattaccaaaaGAAGGTGCTTTCAATTTATTCATATACATTTCTATAGTTCGGGATAAAACAAGCAACTCATGTCGTAAAATTTTTGTCGGTGTGcgtttaaaaattactgttataatatattacattgaaataattaaaattatgtgaTAGGTTGAGAAATTTATTAGCACCACAACGTGAATGTTGATTTTATGTGagaaaatatttttaggatccttaaaatttttcatCCACATTACTTACCGCTATTTTAAGAATCCAAATTGTATTATACACTTTCActgtgttaatatttaaatgatCTTTATTAACACATCACCTCccaaataatattttatattattctcTCATTCAccaatttacaatattttttcGGAATCCAGTTTTTATGCTGAAGATCAAACTATAAATTATAACGTAACAAGTtcttaaatgtgtataatagttatggattttgtataatagttGAGGAATGTGTACTGAAACATTCCAGTATCATGAAGATTAGTaattattatgaataatGATAACACGAATTTGAAAGGATTAAATTTAGTCCACCCTGAAAACCGCTTAATTTTTCTGAAACTTTTAGAGCTTCGTAAATTCTACACCAATAAATCATCTAACATTTCAAAGGCCATTTCAACAGTAAGccaatatttataatactatacccATTACTGTATACctaatagtataactacaataatatactcGACCCCAATAATGGTATAGGCAATACAATCATTGAAATGTTACCCATTACCTATAACTAGTATAAATGACTTAAACAAAATCGCAGGAATTGGAGTCAGATTCTCCAAATTCATTCAAGAGTATGCCAATTTAGTTTATAATctcaatttttataatctCAACAATTTTTAGGTCAGTGAATCTTTCTGATGACACTGGCGGCAATATTATCGACTATGATGAGTATGTAAATTACAACAAGTGTAACTTGGACCGCATTTGTAACTTCATTCGTAAGAACTATTTGAAGAGAAGGAACTATAATCCTACAAAGAATTCTAGCACTTGGAGCTTTCTGTGTATTTTAGGTTTATTTTCAGATTCTGAGGGGAATGAGACGAGACTGAGTTTAGAAGATATTGGGAATATATTTGTCGAATTTCGACATTTCTTCCCAGAAGCCAGAGATTTAAGAGATTACGTATTCCTAAGACAGTTATCTGAAAAGggtttaataaattataaaatcatAGGCTATGAGGGGTTTGAAGAACACTTTCAATATAAACATAAGCATAGATATACTTATGGACTGACTTCCACGGGGAGAAgattaacaaataaattaatgaataaattagatGTCCCAATTACTAATGTGCAGGGAATACTAAATAAACTATTCAATATAAATGTTACAAGTGTAAATTCTGAGAATATAGTGGAAAACATAGTTGAAAATCAGTGTATCAGTTCTAGAAGTAATAACTCTAGCATGGATATTGAAAGATATAAATTCCCAGATGAAAACACAACTAACCATGATAACGCTGAGAATCCTGTAGATAGTGACTCACAGCTTAGTGACACATTTAATACtgaatttaacaatatattCAATTCTGAATtacataaaaataagaGTACTCCCGAACCAAGTAATTTATCAGCTGAAgataatttatctaaaGTCAATATTTCAGTTCTTTCACAAGATCAAATACAATCCTCAGATACCACTGAACCTGATCCTCTTTCTAACTTAATAGATGTAGCATATCGTCCCAGTTCTTACagtaattatattatgaaATTGAATAACAAAGCTTACTCCACTAAAACTTTTAAGGATAACGCCAGTGTTAACAGTTCAAACCAAGTTGAACCTGTTCCCGCTACTCCAAAAGCTTCCAATA
The Theileria parva strain Muguga chromosome 3 map unlocalized ctg_530, whole genome shotgun sequence DNA segment above includes these coding regions:
- a CDS encoding putative integral membrane protein, which produces MYMNKLKAPSFEIGSNVKYEKLISNNIKHIKADILYIQHNVGDLSNKFYSNKLLETLRNKLENVNSLISVTKGYLMEWELQIQQSPNLQYNENNYHKLYNQFQREITHINSLSDMINSGSSESVDGSTAIDSSSSRMYTNDVYDEFIYDNNNTSNDLLLNEELIPLFNLNDKELLLSDSIVNIRNNNIKQIKNQILQTYDIFNDISSIISVQEEGLNKVEDNVAKSKNNSINILSEIKQSNKKNNKRRYVLWLIVLSSLVSYCVYFVYTYLMPLML
- a CDS encoding putative integral membrane protein; this translates as MDRFRLVKYLKFLIKIANLFFINKFAYKRARWLCILMNIGFLFHFLISKFIQLQLVPISMPFILNGFLASYNGMFCTSYSELFRRLGSEFSVQYDRAKHWKISEIRELLNEAYTIYASLYLSVNVYNLRLSPELSNLYNTLRKFLIFLSNEPVKPKGIDFNNLVNIDIYTDYNSAKDKVKSMVKLTSKLNSEHYISFLSLVHSENSKFVTDQHVIQVLIEFPDLSFFEQIVSYANHLYNICNVLNLEGNKEHSRGFISHLFFPPNYGFGNLVYMRSLLIYKFKAVNSRIVSNQLTGEVIDTLFIPSKDFLSTLQRSKYTNKLTPNSHNNAISMLFGSDIYCKVMDCYRGVNNVLVYAGPNAACYEFHAFQSEIPTLIEAGNSILLYNYTSVANSIGVPKITNITKNNKFLINHVLNNMGMVNSTNTHGVEDANTNKDASGRINYYGFSLGGYFILKMCEGSEMKFMVFNKTFGDLRNLSMRMVGRFVGPLLPLFNLNSNTIDEFYKLKTNKIITVDVKDEIIPVKCSLPNELVKRTLLPGINKLTKSFIDYKFKTLQIFNDSIKSTANTPNSNSTNSDNSANSSNTTANSNCSVSKLMCSKNLFNLMLYNINSIGEMLLNLLENEAENNLKEEIQSTNEFFTKLLVYGSVPNHSISSNSSILKRKKIEPYSLCNLYSILSELDLNTNYFSVNTNDGDKLIKVPVRVAVYFSVLLEDNTIVVPRDNDYYLDYSSVSETPCEANHLYKFLKNDLKNFGVSRFQPTPLKLLAYFRLCSLLNVFYIMNKVNDFVEQVGDLNKVDVEKLNEGEVEKTKSVFYDIAALNELCGVFLYNIVQLLIEEPFGELTTLEQTAGNVSYEFHLNKFRNEYQKFGVVIPEFVGHNEQNPFTLALIKDLIKHL